A window from Balaenoptera musculus isolate JJ_BM4_2016_0621 chromosome 8, mBalMus1.pri.v3, whole genome shotgun sequence encodes these proteins:
- the LIPT2 gene encoding putative lipoyltransferase 2, mitochondrial: MRQPAVRLLRLSQVPYAELLALQERWLWRLQAEPGTEAGALLLCEPAGPVYTAGLRGGLTSEEATRLRALGAEVRAIGRGGLATFHGPGQLLCHPVLDLRPLGLRLRAHVAALEACAVRLCELQGLPGARARPPPYTGVWLGERKICAIGVRCGRHITSHGLALNCSTDLAWFEHIVPCGLVGTGVTSLSKELQRHVTVDEVIPRFLEAFKETYKCTLISEDSPN; encoded by the exons ATGCGGCAACCGGCGGTACGGCTGCTGCGGCTGAGTCAGGTGCCGTATGCCGAGCTGCTGGCGCTGCAGGAGCGCTGGCTGTGGCGGCTGCAGGCCGAGCCAGGGACCGAGGCGGGCGCGCTCCTGCTCTGCGAGCCCGCGGGGCCCGTGTACACCGCCGGGCTGCGCGGCGGCCTGACGTCCGAGGAGGCGACGCGGCTGCGGGCCTTGGGTGCCGAGGTGCGCGCCATTGGCCGCGGCGGCCTAGCCACCTTCCATGGCCCGGGCCAGCTGCTCTGCCACCCCGTACTCGACCTGCGACCCCTTGGCCTGCGCCTGCGCGCCCACGTGGCGGCGCTGGAGGCGTGCGCCGTGCGCCTGTGCGAGCTCCAGGGACTACCGGGGGCCCGCGCGCGGCCCCCACCCTACACCGGCGTCTGGCTGGGCGAGCGCAAGATCTGCGCAATCG GAGTCCGCTGTGGAAGGCACATTACATCTCACGGCCTGGCGCTGAACTGTTCTACGGACCTCGCGTGGTTTGAGCACATTGTGCCCTGTGGGCTGGTTGGGACAGGTGTCACTTCCCTGAGTAAGGAGCTCCAGAGGCATGTCACTGTGGATGAAGTAATACCACGTTTCCTTGAGGCCTTTAAAGAGACCTACAAGTGCACATTGATCTCAGAGGACAGCCCCAACTGA